In a single window of the Delftia tsuruhatensis genome:
- the ftsY gene encoding signal recognition particle-docking protein FtsY, which translates to MFSFFKKKPTPPSAAEISPADRSAVPDQAGIPTPPAPDKASAPPAADAAAAEAGGASSWWRKPFGGGKGDATASSAPSAEAAAPSSDFVAAPEPTAKPEAEGAGRQSWMQRLKAGLRKTGSSIATVFTGTQINDALYEELEDALLMADTGVKATEHLLADLRRRVKESKVTEPAAVKALLADALADLLRPLEKSLLIGEHQPTVIMVAGVNGAGKTTSIGKLTRHLAEEGQSVLLAAADTFRAAAREQLGVWANRNTVEIVSQEGGDPAAVSFDAVSAGRARKKDVVLVDTAGRLPTQLHLMEELKKIRRVVSKADATAPHEVLLVIDGNTGQNALAQVRAFDDALQLTGLIVTKLDGTAKGGVLAAIAQERPIPVYFIGVGEKVEDLETFNAREFAQALLS; encoded by the coding sequence ATGTTCAGTTTTTTCAAGAAAAAGCCCACCCCCCCGTCCGCTGCCGAGATCTCCCCGGCGGACCGCAGCGCCGTGCCCGACCAGGCCGGCATTCCCACGCCCCCCGCACCGGACAAGGCTTCCGCCCCGCCCGCTGCCGACGCTGCTGCCGCCGAAGCAGGTGGCGCGTCCTCCTGGTGGCGCAAGCCCTTCGGCGGCGGCAAAGGCGATGCCACCGCTTCCAGCGCACCCTCGGCCGAAGCCGCGGCGCCATCGTCCGACTTCGTCGCCGCGCCCGAGCCCACGGCCAAGCCCGAGGCCGAGGGCGCCGGCCGCCAGAGCTGGATGCAGCGTCTCAAGGCCGGCCTGCGCAAGACCGGCAGCAGCATCGCCACAGTCTTCACCGGCACCCAGATCAACGACGCGCTGTACGAGGAACTCGAGGACGCGCTGCTGATGGCCGACACCGGCGTCAAGGCCACCGAGCACCTGCTCGCCGACCTGCGCCGCCGCGTCAAGGAATCCAAGGTCACCGAGCCGGCCGCCGTCAAGGCCCTGCTGGCCGATGCCCTGGCCGACCTGCTGCGCCCGCTGGAAAAGTCGCTGCTCATCGGCGAGCACCAGCCCACCGTGATCATGGTCGCCGGCGTCAACGGCGCGGGCAAGACCACCTCGATCGGCAAGCTGACCCGGCACCTGGCCGAGGAAGGCCAGAGCGTGCTGCTGGCCGCGGCCGACACCTTCCGTGCCGCCGCGCGCGAGCAGCTCGGCGTCTGGGCCAATCGCAACACCGTGGAGATCGTCAGCCAGGAGGGCGGCGATCCCGCCGCCGTGAGCTTTGACGCCGTCAGCGCCGGCCGCGCCCGCAAGAAGGATGTGGTGCTGGTGGACACGGCGGGCCGCCTGCCCACCCAGTTGCACCTGATGGAAGAGCTCAAGAAGATCCGCCGCGTGGTCAGCAAGGCCGACGCGACGGCGCCCCACGAGGTGCTGCTGGTCATCGACGGCAACACCGGCCAGAACGCGCTGGCCCAGGTGCGCGCCTTCGACGATGCGCTGCAACTCACGGGCCTGATCGTCACCAAGCTCGACGGCACGGCCAAGGGCGGGGTGCTGGCCGCCATTGCCCAGGAGCGACCGATTCCCGTGTATTTCATCGGCGTGGGCGAGAAGGTCGAGGACCTGGAGACCTTCAACGCCCGGGAATTCGCGCAGGCGCTGCTGTCCTGA
- a CDS encoding Bug family tripartite tricarboxylate transporter substrate binding protein codes for MTAPTLLGTAALLAAAAACQTALAQDGTVQQQLAAKPFTIVAPFPPGGPVDALARLLSTGLAERHRQTSVVENKPGANGNIGIDMVKRAAPDGHTLLVVPQGNLTINPTLLAKPGYSVETDFAPVASLAKAANVIAVHPGVPAKTVQELVSLSKARPATISYASPGVGSSLHLAGELFRQQTGADILHVAYKGTAPGLNDVLGGTVPMIVGNAPALLPHVQSGKLRALAVTDPARSKYLPEVPTLAEAGVPGIAISSWYGVMAPKKTPPAVLRQLEKDIQEIFGRPTVVRQLDLQGIEPWIVTGSAFGELIRKETATWVPVIKAANVKPQ; via the coding sequence ATGACAGCCCCCACCCTGCTCGGCACCGCCGCCCTGCTCGCCGCCGCCGCCGCATGCCAGACCGCCCTGGCCCAGGATGGCACCGTGCAGCAACAACTGGCCGCCAAGCCCTTCACCATCGTCGCGCCCTTCCCGCCGGGCGGGCCCGTCGATGCCCTGGCCCGCCTGCTGTCCACGGGATTGGCAGAGCGCCACAGACAGACCTCGGTGGTGGAGAACAAGCCCGGCGCCAACGGCAATATCGGCATCGACATGGTGAAGCGCGCTGCGCCTGACGGCCATACGCTGCTGGTCGTGCCCCAGGGCAACCTGACCATCAATCCCACGCTGCTGGCCAAGCCCGGCTACAGCGTGGAGACGGACTTCGCACCCGTGGCGTCGCTGGCAAAGGCGGCCAACGTGATTGCCGTGCACCCGGGCGTGCCGGCCAAAACGGTGCAGGAGCTGGTGTCCTTGTCCAAGGCCAGGCCGGCCACCATCAGCTATGCCTCGCCTGGCGTGGGCTCCAGCCTGCACCTGGCCGGCGAGCTGTTCAGGCAGCAGACCGGCGCCGACATCCTGCACGTGGCCTACAAGGGAACCGCCCCCGGCCTCAACGACGTGCTGGGCGGCACCGTGCCGATGATCGTGGGCAATGCGCCCGCCCTGCTGCCACATGTGCAGTCGGGCAAGCTGCGCGCGCTGGCCGTGACCGACCCGGCGCGCAGCAAGTATCTGCCCGAGGTGCCCACGCTGGCCGAGGCCGGCGTGCCGGGCATCGCCATCTCCTCCTGGTACGGCGTGATGGCGCCGAAGAAGACGCCGCCAGCCGTGCTCAGGCAGCTGGAAAAGGATATTCAGGAAATCTTCGGCAGGCCGACGGTGGTCCGGCAACTGGACCTGCAGGGCATCGAGCCCTGGATCGTCACGGGCAGCGCCTTCGGCGAACTGATCCGCAAGGAGACGGCGACCTGGGTCCCCGTGATCAAGGCCGCCAACGTCAAGCCGCAGTGA
- the cutA gene encoding divalent-cation tolerance protein CutA, producing MKPDASNTAPWSTLCVVATTVPSAEEAAGLARSLVQQQAAACVQVEAITSHYVWEGELHATPEWRLVCKTLPDVLGRLAGLIRAGHSYSVPQITMRTERCMADYAQWLRSQVSATAPAGAVPPVTAA from the coding sequence ATGAAGCCCGATGCCTCGAACACCGCCCCATGGTCCACGCTGTGCGTGGTGGCCACCACCGTCCCCAGCGCCGAGGAGGCGGCCGGGCTGGCCCGCAGCCTGGTGCAGCAGCAGGCCGCGGCCTGCGTGCAGGTGGAAGCCATCACCTCGCACTATGTATGGGAGGGCGAGCTGCATGCCACGCCCGAATGGCGGCTGGTCTGCAAGACCCTGCCCGATGTGCTGGGGCGCCTGGCGGGGTTGATCCGTGCCGGCCACAGCTACAGCGTCCCGCAGATCACCATGCGCACCGAGCGCTGCATGGCCGACTACGCGCAGTGGCTGCGCTCGCAGGTGTCGGCGACGGCCCCGGCAGGGGCCGTGCCGCCGGTCACTGCGGCTTGA
- a CDS encoding 2-dehydropantoate 2-reductase — protein MTMEQTSISFDKACIFGAGAIGGWMGAALARAGCQLSAVARGAALQALRTQGLTLVHGEQREHFALRAEQDPAALGVQDLVIISVKAPGMPDVAERIAPLIGPQTVVLTAMNGVPWWFLQGGVDAAVRGRQLKTVDPEGRIARAIPLGQVLGSVVHASCSNDAPGVVRRHFGNSLILGEPLAAGPGLPPTPRLAALARLLQRGGIEAKVSDNIQRDAWYKLWGNMTVNPVSALTGATSDRILGDELVRGLITRVMLEAKEIGARIGLPIDESPEDRHAVTLKLGAFKTSMLQDVEAGKPVELDALVGAVREIGQLCGVQTPFTDALLGLARLQARQKGLMP, from the coding sequence ATGACCATGGAACAGACAAGCATTTCATTCGACAAGGCCTGCATCTTCGGCGCCGGTGCCATCGGCGGCTGGATGGGCGCGGCCCTGGCCCGCGCCGGCTGCCAGCTCAGCGCCGTGGCGCGCGGCGCCGCGCTGCAGGCGCTGCGCACCCAGGGCCTGACCCTGGTGCACGGCGAGCAGCGCGAGCACTTCGCGCTGCGTGCCGAGCAGGACCCTGCCGCCCTGGGCGTGCAGGACCTGGTCATCATCTCCGTCAAGGCGCCGGGCATGCCCGATGTGGCCGAGCGCATCGCCCCGCTGATCGGCCCGCAGACCGTGGTTCTCACGGCCATGAACGGCGTGCCCTGGTGGTTCCTGCAAGGCGGCGTCGATGCCGCCGTGCGCGGCAGGCAACTGAAGACGGTGGACCCCGAAGGCCGCATTGCGCGCGCCATCCCGCTGGGCCAGGTGCTGGGCTCGGTGGTCCATGCCAGTTGCTCCAACGATGCGCCCGGCGTGGTGCGCCGCCACTTCGGCAACAGCCTCATCCTGGGCGAGCCTCTGGCCGCAGGGCCCGGCCTGCCGCCCACACCGCGCCTGGCGGCACTGGCCCGGCTGCTGCAGCGTGGCGGCATCGAGGCCAAGGTCTCCGACAACATCCAGCGCGACGCCTGGTACAAGCTCTGGGGCAACATGACCGTCAACCCCGTCAGCGCGCTGACGGGCGCCACCTCGGACCGCATCCTGGGCGACGAGCTGGTGCGCGGCCTGATCACGCGCGTGATGCTGGAGGCCAAGGAGATCGGTGCGCGCATCGGCCTGCCCATCGACGAGTCGCCCGAAGACCGCCATGCCGTCACGCTCAAGCTGGGTGCCTTCAAGACATCCATGCTGCAGGACGTGGAGGCCGGCAAGCCGGTGGAACTGGATGCCCTGGTGGGGGCCGTGCGCGAGATCGGCCAGCTCTGCGGCGTGCAGACACCGTTCACCGATGCGCTGCTGGGACTGGCGCGGCTGCAGGCGCGGCAGAAAGGACTGATGCCCTGA